Proteins from a genomic interval of Maniola hyperantus chromosome 1, iAphHyp1.2, whole genome shotgun sequence:
- the LOC117984967 gene encoding oligosaccharyltransferase complex subunit ostc-A — MEALYAIPFTVLEIPNIKIKKPSWLQAPSAMTTFSLVLFSYFLVTGGIIYDVIVEPPSVGSTTDEHGHSRPVAFMPNRVNGQYIMEGLASSFLFSLGGLGFIILDRTHNPTTPKLNRILLISVAFLCILVSFFTTWVFMRMKLPGYLQN; from the exons atggaaGCGTTATACGCAATTCCTTTCACTGTTCTtgaaatacctaatattaaaatcaaaaagCCATCATGGTTGCAAGCTCCGTCGGCGATGACAACATTTTCCTTGGTGTTATTTTCATACTTTTTAGTGACTGGAG gtataatttatgaTGTCATCGTGGAGCCTCCGAGTGTTGGGTCCACCACAGATGAACACGGTCACAGCAGGCCCGTAGCATTCATGCCAAACCGAGTGAACGGACAATACATCATGGAAGGCTTAGCATCAAGCTTCCTTTTCTCTCTTGGAGGCCTGGGCTTTATAATCCTAGATCGTACTCACAACCCTACCACACCAAAGCTGAACAGAATCTTGCTAATATCTGTAGCTTTTCTATGTATACTAGTGTCTTTCTTCACAACCTGGGTATTTATGAGGATGAAGTTACCTGGGTATTTGCAGAActga
- the LOC117991607 gene encoding calcium and integrin-binding protein 1-like: MGQGKSQFTEEELQDYEDLTYFTKKEVLYAHQKFKALAPEKVGHNKNAKLPMAKILQYPELRVNPFRDRICKVFSSSNDGDCTFEDFLDMMSVFSENAPKAVKAEHAFRIFDFDGDDMIGVSDLREVIERLCGPELKLSDSEIQQLVQNVLEEADLDDDGALSFAEFEHIIDKSSDFCHSFRIRL, from the exons ATGGGCCAGGGCAAAAGCCAGTTCACAGAGGAAGAACTTCAAGATTATGAG GATCTCACGTATTTTACTAAAAAGGAAGTGCTATA TGCACATCAAAAGTTCAAAGCCCTGGCCCCAGAAAAGGTGGGCCACAACAAAAATGCCAAACTACCGATGGCCAAGATTCTCCAATACCCCGAGTTACGAGTGAATCCCTTCAGAGACAGGATATGCAAGGTCTTCAGCTCCAGCAATGATGGGGACTGCACATTTGAAGACTTCCTTGACATGATGTCGGTGTTCAGTGAAAATGCTCCTAAGGCTGTGAAGGCTGAACATGCATTTAGAATTTTTG ACTTTGACGGTGATGACATGATAGGCGTATCAGACCTACGTGAGGTGATAGAACGGCTATGTGGTCCAGAGCTCAAGCTTAGCGACTCTGAAATACAGCAGCTGGTGCAGAATGTTCTAGAAGAAGCCGACCTTGATGATGATGGTGCACTGTCCTTTGCAGAGTTTGAACATATCATTGATAAGAGCTCAGATTTTTGTCA ctCCTTCAGGATAAGACTGTGA